Proteins encoded within one genomic window of Eleutherodactylus coqui strain aEleCoq1 chromosome 1, aEleCoq1.hap1, whole genome shotgun sequence:
- the NRROS gene encoding transforming growth factor beta activator LRRC33: MAIVSFWCLLIYMYALLHWRYIADGAKHFSPSGCQLVSKVAHCRYLQLTSIPQDLPSDIQELLVDHNNVKSLDEESLLRYPELNNLSLKSNHLGHKDLNAFMDTSKPESLSLQNNTIFTKYTLISLALRSALSLRWLDLSRNAINEDMLTTFLPNLTSLEYLNLDHNVIMRLDKSSFKGLRNLKELSLQRNYIYEIEIGTFDNLVNLKTLNLAFNLLPCIVDFGLTKLQMLNLSYNQIEWFFSREDDIEFQLQKLDISHNQLLFFPFLPQNHNLHTLLLSDNKMKFYSKHFDKNSSFADFLILGNNQSQITTVYLWDNFTLSNLSNLNVLDISRNQFDYLPANFLPAMTSMSYLKLNWNCLETFDLSSKHITSNLTFLDLSNSRLSEISFEEPSSNLHQLRYLNLSQNRLQELPRQIFSTMNSLSTLDLSYNLISLCSTSTSIVGHQNCVDLRNTQSLEYLRLSGCGLQLDKQDIFLGTTLTHLDVSYNQLKSIDFLQNSANMLKCLSLRNSLYSVNNIDFSKFQSLTSLDISENNITTFPRSLMDLNLQCLDLHENKLTSIPISSPYQPLVRSLNTIYLSRNSFDCCKLSWYDILTTSNSINIPDVKQITCNFSHNYMSVQELPESVIHSCHWRNGGTLLSLVLSLPTCLTLLVAFILLFLLFKQPLLKKFKKHFRTSSSY, from the coding sequence GTCTCCAAAGTGGCACACTGCAGATATTTACAGCTCACATCAATTCCTCAAGACCTTCCATCTGATATACAAGAACTGCTGGTAGATCACAACAATGTGAAAAGTCTAGATGAAGAATCTTTGCTGCGATATCCTGAGCTTAACAATTTGAGCTTAAAATCCAACCATTTGGGTCATAAAGACTTGAATGCTTTTATGGACACTTCAAAGCCGGAGTCACTATCACTACAGAACAACACTATTTTCACAAAATATACTCTGATATCTTTGGCTTTGAGATCTGCCTTATCTCTGAGGTGGTTGGATCTTTCTAGAAATGCTATCAATGAGGACATGCTAACTACATTCCTTCCAAATTTGACGTCCCTGGAATACCTGAATTTGGACCACAATGTTATCATGCGTTTGGATAAATCCTCCTTTAAAGGCTTGAGGAACTTGAAAGAGCTGAGCCTTCAGAGGAACTACATTTATGAAATTGAGATAGGAACATTTGACAACCTTGTGAACCTGAAAACTCTGAACCTTGCTTTCAACCTACTACCATGTATTGTGGACTTTGGGCTAACAAAGCTACAAATGCTCAATCTCAGCTACAACCAAATCGAATGGTTCTTTTCACGGGAAGATGATATTGAATTTCAGCTACAGAAATTAGACATTTCTCACAACCAATtgttgttttttccatttttgcctcaGAACCACAATTTACACACATTGCTGCTATCTGACAACAAAATGAAGTTTTATAGCAAGCACTTTGATAAAAATTCTTCCTTTGCAGATTTCCTCATACTCGGAAACAATCAATCCCAAATTACCACTGTTTACCTGTGGGATAATTTCACCCTAAGTAATCTCTCCAACTTAAATGTTTTGGATATTAGCAGAAACCAATTTGATTATTTGCCGGCCAACTTTCTTCCTGCCATGACATCTATGTCTTATCTAAAACTGAATTGGAACTGCTTAGAAACATTTGATTTATCAAGTAAACACATTACAAGCAATCTTACTTTTCTGGATCTCAGTAATAGTAGACTGTCAGAGATAAGCTTCGAAGAGCCCAGCTCCAACCTTCATCAGCTACGCTACCTTAACCTCAGCCAGAATAGACTACAAGAGCTGCCCAGACAAATTTTCAGCACCATGAACAGTCTAAGCACCTTGGATCTGAGCTATAATTTGATCTCTCTATGTTCTACGTCAACAAGTATTGTAGGTCACCAAAACTGTGTGGACCTTAGGAATACACAATCCCTTGAGTACCTTCGCTTGTCAGGCTGTGGGTTACAATTGGACAAGCAAGATATTTTCCTTGGAACTACATTAACACATCTGGATGTTTCATACAACCAACTTAAAAGCATTGACTTTTTGCAAAATAGCGCCAACATGCTAAAATGTCTTTCTCTTCGGAATAGCTTATACTCTGTGAACAACATCGATTTCTCTAAATTCCAGAGCTTGACTTCGCTTGACATATCAGAAAATAACATCACTACATTTCCCAGGTCATTGATGGATCTCAATCTTCAGTGCTTAGATCTCCATGAAAACAAACTAACCTCAATACCAATATCCAGTCCTTACCAACCTCTCGTAAGGAGCCTTAATACCATTTACCTAAGTAGAAACTCATTTGACTGCTGTAAGTTGAGCTGGTATGACATACTTACTACATCCAATAGTATCAACATCCCTGATGTCAAGCAGATCACTTGTAATTTCTCCCACAACTATATGTCTGTGCAGGAGCTTCCAGAGTCGGTTATTCATAGTTGCCATTGGAGAAATGGAGGCACTTTGTTGTCGCTGGTCCTTTCTCTTCCAACTTGTTTGACTTTGTTAGTGGCTTTTATCTTGTTGTTTCTTCTGTTTAAACAACCACtgcttaaaaagtttaaaaaacatttCAGGACGTCCTCAAGCTACTAA